A single Brassica rapa cultivar Chiifu-401-42 chromosome A04, CAAS_Brap_v3.01, whole genome shotgun sequence DNA region contains:
- the LOC103864358 gene encoding cyclin-D2-1, translating to MAENLTCGETSDSWITDNDDETTIPGGGFTNDNHQLFSKDDNFNGDGSIPMMGSPSSPREERIREMLEREVEFSPGDEYLKRLRSGDWELRLRNQALDWILKACAHYNFGTLCICLSMNYLDRFLASYDLPKDKTWAVQLLAVSCLSLAAKMEESDVPQTVELQVGDPKFVFEAKTIKRMELLVLNTLNWRLQALTPFSFIDYFIYKTNGHVSENLIYRSSQFILNTTKAIEFLDFRPSEVAAAAAMSASISGEIKCIDDDKTLSNLTYVKQERVMGCLSLMRSLTGDQLPGAVKLSPQQPRLTARVVPVSPIGVLEATCLSYKSDERTFESCTNSSQSSPDTNNNNSNKRRRKQ from the exons ATGGCTGAGAATCTCACTTGTGGAGAAACCAGCGATTCATGGATCACTGACAACGACGATGAAACCACCATCCCTGGCGGCGGGTTTACGAACGATAATCACCAACTTTTTAGTAAAGACGATAACTTTAACGGCGACGGATCAATTCCGATGATGGGTTCTCCGTCGTCGCCGAGAGAGGAGAGAATCAgagagatgttggagcgagaggTTGAGTTTTCGCCAGGAGATGAGTATCTCAAGAGGCTGCGTTCTGGGGATTGGGAGTTGCGTCTTAGAAACCAAGCTCTGGATTGGATTTTAAag GCTTGTGCTCATTACAATTTCGGAACGCTGTGCATATGTCTTTCCATGAACTACTTGGATCGGTTCTTAGCATCCTATGACTTGCCA AAGGACAAGACTTGGGCTGTTCAGTTGCTAGCTGTCTCTTGCTTATCATTAGCAGCCAAAATGGAAGAGTCAGATGTGCCTCAAACTGTTGAATTACAG GTGGGAGATCCCAAGTTTGTTTTTGAGGCCAAAACGATTAAAAGGATGGAACTTTTGGTACTCAACACTTTGAATTGGAGACTGCAAGCTCTAACTCCCTTCTCCTTCATTGATTATTTCATTTACAAGACCAACGGTCACGTGTCAGAGAATTTGATCTATAGATCGTCGCAGTTCATCTTGAACACCACTAAAG CAATTGAATTCTTGGACTTCAGGCCTTCTGAGGTAGCTGCAGCAGCTGCAATGTCTGCTTCCATTTCAGGAGAAATAAAGTGCATTGATGACGATAAGACGTTGTCTAATCTCACATATGTCAAACAG GAGAGGGTGATGGGATGCTTGAGTCTGATGAGGAGCCTCACAGGGGACCAATTGCCCGGAGCTGTTAAATTATCGCCGCAGCAACCGAGGTTAACGGCTAGGGTGGTGCCAGTGAGTCCAATTGGAGTGTTGGAAGCAACATGTTTGAGCTATAAGAGTGATGAGAGAACATTCGAGTCATGTACCAATTCCTCACAGAGTAGTCCAGacaccaacaacaacaatagcAACAAGAGGAGGAGAAAACAATGA